The DNA region CGGACGCTGCGCATCGCGTTCCTGTCGTCGTTCGCCCTCGAACTGCTCGCCACGATCTCCGTGGCGCTGGTCGCCGTCACCATCGGCATGCGGCTCGTCCACGGGGACATGGAGCTGTACGACGGCCTGGTGATCCTGATTCTCGCGCCCGAGGCGTATCTGCCGCTGCGACAGGTGGGGGCGCGGTATCACGCGGCGGTCGAGGGCGTGGCCGCGGCGGAGGAGATCTTCGCGGTGCTCGAGACGCCGGTTCCGGCCGGGGGCACGGGAGTTGTGCCCTCAGGTGGTGCGGCGGGTGCGGTCGGCGTGGCTGTGGACGGGGTGACGGTCCGGTACCCGGGCCGGGATGCCGACGCAGTCCACGGGGTGTCGTTCGCGGTGGCGCCCGGGGAGACGGTGGCCCTGGTGGGGCCCAGCGGGTCGGGCAAGTCGACTCTTCTGAACGTGCTGTTGGGCTTTGTGCCGCCCACCGAGGGGCGCGTCCTCGTCGGGGGCGCGGACCTGGCCGATGTGTCCCTCGAAGGCTGGCGGGAGCGGATCGCCTGGGTGCCGCAGCGGCCGCACCTGTTCGCCGGGACCATCGCCGAGAACGTGCGCCTTGCCCGCCCCGGGGCGGCGGACGCGGAGGTCGTGGAGGCGCTGCGGGCCGCGGGCGCCTGGGAGTTCGTGGCCGGGCTTCCCGGGGGGACCGAGACCGCCCTGGGGGAGGACGGGGCCGGGCTCTCCGCCGGGCAGCGGCAGCGGGTCGCGCTGGCCCGGGCGTTCCTGGCCGACCGGCCCGTGGTGCTCCTGGACGAGCCGACCGCCGCGCTGGACGGGGAGACCGAGGCGGGCATCGTCGAGGCGGTGCGGAGGCTGGCCGTGGGCCGGACCGTGGTGATGGTGGTCCACCGGCCCGCGCTGCTGGGGGTCGCGGACCGGGTGGTCCGGGTGGACGGCGGGGCCCGCGGTGCCGCGGTGGGCGGTGTGGACGTGAGCGGTGCCGCGGTGAGCGGTGGGGACATGAGCGGTGCGTCGGTGAGTGGCACCGCGGGTCGGGGGCCGTACCCGCCCCTGCCCGGGTCCTCGGCCGACCGTGGCGGGGTGGAACCCGCCGCCGTGGGGAGCGACTCGCACGGTGAGCCCGCTTCTCCCGGTGAACGGGCGGGCGCCGAGGAGGGTTCCCGTGGGCAGGGCGGGGATCTGGCCCGGGTGCGGGCGGCGGCGCGGCAGCGCAAGGGGAGGCTGGCGCTGGCCCTGCTGCTCGGGAGCCTCGCGGTCGGGAGTGCCGTCGGGCTCATGGCCACGTCCGGGTGGCTGATCTCGCGGGCCTCCGAACAGCCCCCGGTGATGTACCTGATGATCGCCGTCACGGCGACCCGCGCCTTCGGCATCGGACGAGCCTGCTTCCGGTACGCCGAGCGCCTGGTGTCGCACGACGCGGTGCTGCGGATGCTGGCCGACACCAGGGTCGCGGTGTTCCGGCGCCTGGAACGCCTCGCCCCCGCGGGCCTGCGGACGACCCGGCGCGGCGACCTGCTGTCCCGCCTCGTCGCTGACGTGGACGCCCTCCAGGACTACTGGCTGCGCTGGCTGCTGCCCGTGGGCGCAGCGACCGCCGTCGGCCTGGGATCCGTCGGCTTCACCGCGTGGCTGCTCCCGGAGGCCGGCGCCGTCCTCGCCGTCGGCCTGCTGGCCGCAGGCGTCGGCGTGCCCCTGGTGAGCGGTGCCGTCGCCCGCCGCGCGGAGCGGAAGCTGGCCCCCGCGCGCGGGGTGCTCGCCACGAGGGTCGCCGACCTGCTCACGGGGACGGCTGAGCTGACGGTCGCGGGCGCCCTGCGCCGCCGTACCGACCGGGCGAAGGAGGCCGACGCCGAGCTGACCCGGATCGCCTCCCGGACGGCGGCCGCCACCGCGCTCGGCGACGGGCTCACCGCGCTGGCCACCGGCCTCACCGTGGCCGCGGCGGCCCTCGTCGGCGTCCAGGGCCTGCACGACGGACGGCTCAGCGGCGTCGCGCTCGCCGTGGTCGTCCTCACCCCGCTCGCCGCGTTCGAGGCCGTCCTCGGGCTGCCGCTCGCCGCGCAGTACCGCCAGCGCGTCCGCAAGAGCGCCGAGCGGGTCCACGAGGTCCTCGACGCCCCCGAAC from Streptomyces flavofungini includes:
- the cydD gene encoding thiol reductant ABC exporter subunit CydD gives rise to the protein MKPIDPRLLRYARSSRGFLAAVVVLGLAGAGLVVAQAMLIAEIVVGGFQHGYGVGDVGTPLALLVAVAVGRAAVSWLTELAAHRASAAVKSELRGRLLERAGELGPGWLTGQRTGSLITLATRGVDALDDYFSRYLPQLGLAVVVPAAVLLRVVTEDWVSAAIIVGTLPLIPVFMMLIGWATQARMDRQWQLLSRLSGHFLDVVAGLPTLKVFGRAKAQAESIRKITGEYRRATMRTLRIAFLSSFALELLATISVALVAVTIGMRLVHGDMELYDGLVILILAPEAYLPLRQVGARYHAAVEGVAAAEEIFAVLETPVPAGGTGVVPSGGAAGAVGVAVDGVTVRYPGRDADAVHGVSFAVAPGETVALVGPSGSGKSTLLNVLLGFVPPTEGRVLVGGADLADVSLEGWRERIAWVPQRPHLFAGTIAENVRLARPGAADAEVVEALRAAGAWEFVAGLPGGTETALGEDGAGLSAGQRQRVALARAFLADRPVVLLDEPTAALDGETEAGIVEAVRRLAVGRTVVMVVHRPALLGVADRVVRVDGGARGAAVGGVDVSGAAVSGGDMSGASVSGTAGRGPYPPLPGSSADRGGVEPAAVGSDSHGEPASPGERAGAEEGSRGQGGDLARVRAAARQRKGRLALALLLGSLAVGSAVGLMATSGWLISRASEQPPVMYLMIAVTATRAFGIGRACFRYAERLVSHDAVLRMLADTRVAVFRRLERLAPAGLRTTRRGDLLSRLVADVDALQDYWLRWLLPVGAATAVGLGSVGFTAWLLPEAGAVLAVGLLAAGVGVPLVSGAVARRAERKLAPARGVLATRVADLLTGTAELTVAGALRRRTDRAKEADAELTRIASRTAAATALGDGLTALATGLTVAAAALVGVQGLHDGRLSGVALAVVVLTPLAAFEAVLGLPLAAQYRQRVRKSAERVHEVLDAPEPVEDPAEPAQAPQTPFPLRLDALRARHDGQERDALADVSLTLERGRRVAVVGPSGSGKTTLAQVLLRFLDTAEGTYTLGGTDAAALDGDTVRRFVGLCAQDAHVFDSSVRENLLLARRDASDGELYGALGRARLDGWVASLPDGLDTLVGEHGARLSGGQRQRLALARALLADFPVLVLDEPAEHLDLPTADALTADLLAATEGRTTLLITHRLAGLDAVDEVLVLDEGRIAQRGAYAELVAVDGPLRRMRERESAGDALAGAGAGAGAGAGAGVGVGVEVVVGG